Proteins co-encoded in one Erinaceus europaeus chromosome 2, mEriEur2.1, whole genome shotgun sequence genomic window:
- the KCNC3 gene encoding potassium voltage-gated channel subfamily C member 3 isoform X5 yields MGRHGGGGGDSGKIVINVGGVRHETYRSTLRTLPGTRLAGLTEPEAAARFDYDPGADEFFFDRHPGVFAYVLNYYRTGKLHCPADVCGPLFEEELGFWGIDETDVEACCWMTYRQHRDAEEALDSFEAPDSSGAANAGGAHDGGLDDEAGAGGGGLDGAGGELKRLCFQDAGGGAGGPPGGAGGAGGSWWRRWQPRVWALFEDPYSSRAARYVAFASLFFILISITTFCLETHEGFIHISNKTVTQASPIPGAPPENVTNVEVEFLKNSLNIIDCVAILPFYLEVGLSGLSSKAAKDVLGFLRVVRFVRILRIFKLTRHFVGLRVLGHTLRASTNEFLLLIIFLALGVLIFATMIYYAERIGADPDDILGSNHTYFKNIPIGFWWAVVTMTTLGYGDMYPKTWSGMLVGALCALAGVLTIAMPVPVIVNNFGMYYSLAMAKQKLPKKKNKHIPRPPQPGSPNYCKPDPPPPPPPHPHHGGISPPPPLTPPSMGVTVAGAYPPGPHAHPGLLRGGAGGLGIMGLPPLPAPGEPCPLAQEEVIEINRADSRPNGDPAAAALAHEDCPAIDQPAMSPEDKSPITPGSRGRYSRDRACFLLTDYAPSPDGSIRKGYEKSRSLGSIAGLSGVSLRLAPLATPPGSPRAARRAPPTLPSIL; encoded by the exons ATGGGGCGGcacggcggcggcggtggcgacAGCGGCAAGATCGTGATCAACGTGGGCGGCGTGCGCCATGAGACGTACCGCTCGACGCTGCGCACCCTGCCGGGGACGCGGCTGGCCGGCCTGACGGAGCCCGAGGCGGCGGCGCGCTTCGACTACGACCCGGGCGCCGACGAGTTCTTCTTCGACCGCCACCCGGGCGTCTTCGCCTACGTGCTCAACTACTACCGCACCGGCAAGCTGCACTGCCCGGCAGACGTGTGCGGGCCGCTCTTCGAGGAGGAGCTGGGCTTCTGGGGCATCGACGAGACCGACGTGGAGGCCTGCTGCTGGATGACCTACCGCCAGCACCGGGACGCCGAGGAGGCGCTCGACTCCTTCGAGGCTCCCGACTCCTCCGGCGCCGCCAACGCCGGGGGCGCCCACGACGGGGGCCTGGACGACGAGGcgggcgcgggcggcggcggcctGGACGGTGCGGGCGGCGAGCTCAAGCGCCTCTGCTTCCAGGACGCGGGCGGCGGCGCCGGGGGGCCGCCAGGGGGCGCAGGCGGCGCGGGCGGCTCGTGGTGGCGCCGCTGGCAGCCCCGCGTGTGGGCGCTCTTCGAGGACCCCTACTCGTCGCGGGCGGCCAGG TATGTGGCCTTCGCctccctcttcttcatcctcATCTCCATCACCACCTTCTGCCTGGAGACGCACGAGGGCTTCATCCACATCAGCAACAAGACGGTGACGCAGGCCTCGCCCATCCCGGGTGCTCCGCCGGAGAACGTCACCAACGTGGAG GTGGAGTTCCTCAAGAACAGCCTGAACATCATCGACTGCGTGGCCATCCTGCCCTTCTACCTGGAGGTGGGGCTGAGCGGACTGTCGTCCAAGGCAGCCAAGGACGTGCTGGGCTTCCTGCGCGTGGTGCGTTTTGTGCGCATCCTGCGCATCTTCAAGCTGACGCGGCACTTCGTGGGGCTGCGGGTGCTGGGCCACACCCTGCGCGCCAGCACCAACGAATTCCTGCTGCTCATCATCTTCCTGGCGCTGGGTGTGCTCATCTTCGCCACCATGATCTACTACGCCGAGCGCATCGGCGCCGACCCCGACGACATCCTGGGCTCCAACCACACCTACTTCAAGAACATCCCCATCGGCTTCTGGTGGGCCGTGGTCACCATGACCACCCTGGGCTACGGCGACATGTACCCCAAGACGTGGTCGGGCATGCTGGTGGGGGCGCTGTGCGCGCTGGCCGGCGTGCTCACCATCGCCATGCCGGTGCCCGTCATCGTCAACAACTTCGGCATGTACTACTCGCTGGCCATGGCCAAGCAGAAGCTGCCcaagaagaagaacaaacacATCCCCCGGCCCCCCCAGCCCGGCTCACCCAACTACTGCAAGCCCgacccgccgcccccgccgcccccccacCCGCACCACGGCGGCATCAGcccgcccccacccctcaccccaccctccatgggggtgACTGTGGCCGGGGCCTACCCGCCGGGGCCCCATGCGCACCCCGGGCTGCTTAGGGGGGGTGCGGGGGGACTGGGGATCATGGGGCTGCCTCCTCTGCCGGCCCCCGGGGAGCCCTGCCCGCTGGCGCAGGAGGAAGTGATTGAGATCAACCGGGCAG ATTCCCGTCCCAATGGGGACCCAGCGGCAGCTGCGCTGGCCCACGAGGACTGTCCGGCCATCGACCAGCCGGCCATGTCCCCGGAAGACAAGAGCCCCATCACCCCTGGGAGCCGTGGCCGCTACAGCAGGGACCGCGCCTGCTTCCTCCTCACCGACTacgccccctcccctgatggctccATCCGGAAAG gTTACGAGAAATCTCGCAGCCTCGGCAGCATCGCAGGCCTGAGTGGGGTGTCCTTGCGGCTCGCGCCCCTTGCCacgccccccggctcccccagggccgcccgccgcgccccccccaccctgccctccaTCCTCTag
- the KCNC3 gene encoding potassium voltage-gated channel subfamily C member 3 isoform X2 yields MLSSVCVSSFRGRQGASKQQPAPPPQPPESSPPLPPPPPLQQQPQPPPPAQPGPAASPAGPPAPRGPGGRRAEPCPGLPAAAMGRHGGGGGDSGKIVINVGGVRHETYRSTLRTLPGTRLAGLTEPEAAARFDYDPGADEFFFDRHPGVFAYVLNYYRTGKLHCPADVCGPLFEEELGFWGIDETDVEACCWMTYRQHRDAEEALDSFEAPDSSGAANAGGAHDGGLDDEAGAGGGGLDGAGGELKRLCFQDAGGGAGGPPGGAGGAGGSWWRRWQPRVWALFEDPYSSRAARYVAFASLFFILISITTFCLETHEGFIHISNKTVTQASPIPGAPPENVTNVEVETEPFLTYVEGVCVVWFTFEFLMRITFCPDKVEFLKNSLNIIDCVAILPFYLEVGLSGLSSKAAKDVLGFLRVVRFVRILRIFKLTRHFVGLRVLGHTLRASTNEFLLLIIFLALGVLIFATMIYYAERIGADPDDILGSNHTYFKNIPIGFWWAVVTMTTLGYGDMYPKTWSGMLVGALCALAGVLTIAMPVPVIVNNFGMYYSLAMAKQKLPKKKNKHIPRPPQPGSPNYCKPDPPPPPPPHPHHGGISPPPPLTPPSMGVTVAGAYPPGPHAHPGLLRGGAGGLGIMGLPPLPAPGEPCPLAQEEVIEINRADSRPNGDPAAAALAHEDCPAIDQPAMSPEDKSPITPGSRGRYSRDRACFLLTDYAPSPDGSIRKATGAPPLPPPDWRKPGPPSFLPDLNANAAAWIAP; encoded by the exons ATGCTGAGCTCAGTCTGCGTCTCGTCCTTCCGCGGGCGCCAGGGGGCCAGCAAACAGCAGCCGGCGCCGCCGCCGCAGCCGCCCGAGTCCTCGCCGCCgctgcccccgccgccgccgctgcagcagcagccgcagccgccgccgccTGCGCAGCCCGGCCCCGCCGCGTCCCCGGCGGGCCCCCCAGCACCCCGCGGGCCCGGGGGCCGGCGCGCCGAGCCATGCCCCGGGCTGCCGGCGGCGGCCATGGGGCGGcacggcggcggcggtggcgacAGCGGCAAGATCGTGATCAACGTGGGCGGCGTGCGCCATGAGACGTACCGCTCGACGCTGCGCACCCTGCCGGGGACGCGGCTGGCCGGCCTGACGGAGCCCGAGGCGGCGGCGCGCTTCGACTACGACCCGGGCGCCGACGAGTTCTTCTTCGACCGCCACCCGGGCGTCTTCGCCTACGTGCTCAACTACTACCGCACCGGCAAGCTGCACTGCCCGGCAGACGTGTGCGGGCCGCTCTTCGAGGAGGAGCTGGGCTTCTGGGGCATCGACGAGACCGACGTGGAGGCCTGCTGCTGGATGACCTACCGCCAGCACCGGGACGCCGAGGAGGCGCTCGACTCCTTCGAGGCTCCCGACTCCTCCGGCGCCGCCAACGCCGGGGGCGCCCACGACGGGGGCCTGGACGACGAGGcgggcgcgggcggcggcggcctGGACGGTGCGGGCGGCGAGCTCAAGCGCCTCTGCTTCCAGGACGCGGGCGGCGGCGCCGGGGGGCCGCCAGGGGGCGCAGGCGGCGCGGGCGGCTCGTGGTGGCGCCGCTGGCAGCCCCGCGTGTGGGCGCTCTTCGAGGACCCCTACTCGTCGCGGGCGGCCAGG TATGTGGCCTTCGCctccctcttcttcatcctcATCTCCATCACCACCTTCTGCCTGGAGACGCACGAGGGCTTCATCCACATCAGCAACAAGACGGTGACGCAGGCCTCGCCCATCCCGGGTGCTCCGCCGGAGAACGTCACCAACGTGGAGGTGGAGACGGAGCCCTTCCTGACCTACGTGGAGGGCGTGTGCGTGGTGTGGTTCACCTTCGAGTTCCTCATGCGCATCACCTTCTGCCCCGACAAGGTGGAGTTCCTCAAGAACAGCCTGAACATCATCGACTGCGTGGCCATCCTGCCCTTCTACCTGGAGGTGGGGCTGAGCGGACTGTCGTCCAAGGCAGCCAAGGACGTGCTGGGCTTCCTGCGCGTGGTGCGTTTTGTGCGCATCCTGCGCATCTTCAAGCTGACGCGGCACTTCGTGGGGCTGCGGGTGCTGGGCCACACCCTGCGCGCCAGCACCAACGAATTCCTGCTGCTCATCATCTTCCTGGCGCTGGGTGTGCTCATCTTCGCCACCATGATCTACTACGCCGAGCGCATCGGCGCCGACCCCGACGACATCCTGGGCTCCAACCACACCTACTTCAAGAACATCCCCATCGGCTTCTGGTGGGCCGTGGTCACCATGACCACCCTGGGCTACGGCGACATGTACCCCAAGACGTGGTCGGGCATGCTGGTGGGGGCGCTGTGCGCGCTGGCCGGCGTGCTCACCATCGCCATGCCGGTGCCCGTCATCGTCAACAACTTCGGCATGTACTACTCGCTGGCCATGGCCAAGCAGAAGCTGCCcaagaagaagaacaaacacATCCCCCGGCCCCCCCAGCCCGGCTCACCCAACTACTGCAAGCCCgacccgccgcccccgccgcccccccacCCGCACCACGGCGGCATCAGcccgcccccacccctcaccccaccctccatgggggtgACTGTGGCCGGGGCCTACCCGCCGGGGCCCCATGCGCACCCCGGGCTGCTTAGGGGGGGTGCGGGGGGACTGGGGATCATGGGGCTGCCTCCTCTGCCGGCCCCCGGGGAGCCCTGCCCGCTGGCGCAGGAGGAAGTGATTGAGATCAACCGGGCAG ATTCCCGTCCCAATGGGGACCCAGCGGCAGCTGCGCTGGCCCACGAGGACTGTCCGGCCATCGACCAGCCGGCCATGTCCCCGGAAGACAAGAGCCCCATCACCCCTGGGAGCCGTGGCCGCTACAGCAGGGACCGCGCCTGCTTCCTCCTCACCGACTacgccccctcccctgatggctccATCCGGAAAG ccaccgGTGCTCCCCCACTGCCCCCCCCAGACTGGCGTAAGCCAGGCCCCCCCAGCTTCTTGCCCGACCTCAACGCCAACGCCGCCGCCTGGATAGCCCCCTAG
- the KCNC3 gene encoding potassium voltage-gated channel subfamily C member 3 isoform X4, which yields MLSSVCVSSFRGRQGASKQQPAPPPQPPESSPPLPPPPPLQQQPQPPPPAQPGPAASPAGPPAPRGPGGRRAEPCPGLPAAAMGRHGGGGGDSGKIVINVGGVRHETYRSTLRTLPGTRLAGLTEPEAAARFDYDPGADEFFFDRHPGVFAYVLNYYRTGKLHCPADVCGPLFEEELGFWGIDETDVEACCWMTYRQHRDAEEALDSFEAPDSSGAANAGGAHDGGLDDEAGAGGGGLDGAGGELKRLCFQDAGGGAGGPPGGAGGAGGSWWRRWQPRVWALFEDPYSSRAARYVAFASLFFILISITTFCLETHEGFIHISNKTVTQASPIPGAPPENVTNVEVETEPFLTYVEGVCVVWFTFEFLMRITFCPDKVEFLKNSLNIIDCVAILPFYLEVGLSGLSSKAAKDVLGFLRVVRFVRILRIFKLTRHFVGLRVLGHTLRASTNEFLLLIIFLALGVLIFATMIYYAERIGADPDDILGSNHTYFKNIPIGFWWAVVTMTTLGYGDMYPKTWSGMLVGALCALAGVLTIAMPVPVIVNNFGMYYSLAMAKQKLPKKKNKHIPRPPQPGSPNYCKPDPPPPPPPHPHHGGISPPPPLTPPSMGVTVAGAYPPGPHAHPGLLRGGAGGLGIMGLPPLPAPGEPCPLAQEEVIEINRADSRPNGDPAAAALAHEDCPAIDQPAMSPEDKSPITPGSRGRYSRDRACFLLTDYAPSPDGSIRKALVTA from the exons ATGCTGAGCTCAGTCTGCGTCTCGTCCTTCCGCGGGCGCCAGGGGGCCAGCAAACAGCAGCCGGCGCCGCCGCCGCAGCCGCCCGAGTCCTCGCCGCCgctgcccccgccgccgccgctgcagcagcagccgcagccgccgccgccTGCGCAGCCCGGCCCCGCCGCGTCCCCGGCGGGCCCCCCAGCACCCCGCGGGCCCGGGGGCCGGCGCGCCGAGCCATGCCCCGGGCTGCCGGCGGCGGCCATGGGGCGGcacggcggcggcggtggcgacAGCGGCAAGATCGTGATCAACGTGGGCGGCGTGCGCCATGAGACGTACCGCTCGACGCTGCGCACCCTGCCGGGGACGCGGCTGGCCGGCCTGACGGAGCCCGAGGCGGCGGCGCGCTTCGACTACGACCCGGGCGCCGACGAGTTCTTCTTCGACCGCCACCCGGGCGTCTTCGCCTACGTGCTCAACTACTACCGCACCGGCAAGCTGCACTGCCCGGCAGACGTGTGCGGGCCGCTCTTCGAGGAGGAGCTGGGCTTCTGGGGCATCGACGAGACCGACGTGGAGGCCTGCTGCTGGATGACCTACCGCCAGCACCGGGACGCCGAGGAGGCGCTCGACTCCTTCGAGGCTCCCGACTCCTCCGGCGCCGCCAACGCCGGGGGCGCCCACGACGGGGGCCTGGACGACGAGGcgggcgcgggcggcggcggcctGGACGGTGCGGGCGGCGAGCTCAAGCGCCTCTGCTTCCAGGACGCGGGCGGCGGCGCCGGGGGGCCGCCAGGGGGCGCAGGCGGCGCGGGCGGCTCGTGGTGGCGCCGCTGGCAGCCCCGCGTGTGGGCGCTCTTCGAGGACCCCTACTCGTCGCGGGCGGCCAGG TATGTGGCCTTCGCctccctcttcttcatcctcATCTCCATCACCACCTTCTGCCTGGAGACGCACGAGGGCTTCATCCACATCAGCAACAAGACGGTGACGCAGGCCTCGCCCATCCCGGGTGCTCCGCCGGAGAACGTCACCAACGTGGAGGTGGAGACGGAGCCCTTCCTGACCTACGTGGAGGGCGTGTGCGTGGTGTGGTTCACCTTCGAGTTCCTCATGCGCATCACCTTCTGCCCCGACAAGGTGGAGTTCCTCAAGAACAGCCTGAACATCATCGACTGCGTGGCCATCCTGCCCTTCTACCTGGAGGTGGGGCTGAGCGGACTGTCGTCCAAGGCAGCCAAGGACGTGCTGGGCTTCCTGCGCGTGGTGCGTTTTGTGCGCATCCTGCGCATCTTCAAGCTGACGCGGCACTTCGTGGGGCTGCGGGTGCTGGGCCACACCCTGCGCGCCAGCACCAACGAATTCCTGCTGCTCATCATCTTCCTGGCGCTGGGTGTGCTCATCTTCGCCACCATGATCTACTACGCCGAGCGCATCGGCGCCGACCCCGACGACATCCTGGGCTCCAACCACACCTACTTCAAGAACATCCCCATCGGCTTCTGGTGGGCCGTGGTCACCATGACCACCCTGGGCTACGGCGACATGTACCCCAAGACGTGGTCGGGCATGCTGGTGGGGGCGCTGTGCGCGCTGGCCGGCGTGCTCACCATCGCCATGCCGGTGCCCGTCATCGTCAACAACTTCGGCATGTACTACTCGCTGGCCATGGCCAAGCAGAAGCTGCCcaagaagaagaacaaacacATCCCCCGGCCCCCCCAGCCCGGCTCACCCAACTACTGCAAGCCCgacccgccgcccccgccgcccccccacCCGCACCACGGCGGCATCAGcccgcccccacccctcaccccaccctccatgggggtgACTGTGGCCGGGGCCTACCCGCCGGGGCCCCATGCGCACCCCGGGCTGCTTAGGGGGGGTGCGGGGGGACTGGGGATCATGGGGCTGCCTCCTCTGCCGGCCCCCGGGGAGCCCTGCCCGCTGGCGCAGGAGGAAGTGATTGAGATCAACCGGGCAG ATTCCCGTCCCAATGGGGACCCAGCGGCAGCTGCGCTGGCCCACGAGGACTGTCCGGCCATCGACCAGCCGGCCATGTCCCCGGAAGACAAGAGCCCCATCACCCCTGGGAGCCGTGGCCGCTACAGCAGGGACCGCGCCTGCTTCCTCCTCACCGACTacgccccctcccctgatggctccATCCGGAAAG CTCTTGTCACCGCCTGA
- the KCNC3 gene encoding potassium voltage-gated channel subfamily C member 3 isoform X1 codes for MLSSVCVSSFRGRQGASKQQPAPPPQPPESSPPLPPPPPLQQQPQPPPPAQPGPAASPAGPPAPRGPGGRRAEPCPGLPAAAMGRHGGGGGDSGKIVINVGGVRHETYRSTLRTLPGTRLAGLTEPEAAARFDYDPGADEFFFDRHPGVFAYVLNYYRTGKLHCPADVCGPLFEEELGFWGIDETDVEACCWMTYRQHRDAEEALDSFEAPDSSGAANAGGAHDGGLDDEAGAGGGGLDGAGGELKRLCFQDAGGGAGGPPGGAGGAGGSWWRRWQPRVWALFEDPYSSRAARYVAFASLFFILISITTFCLETHEGFIHISNKTVTQASPIPGAPPENVTNVEVETEPFLTYVEGVCVVWFTFEFLMRITFCPDKVEFLKNSLNIIDCVAILPFYLEVGLSGLSSKAAKDVLGFLRVVRFVRILRIFKLTRHFVGLRVLGHTLRASTNEFLLLIIFLALGVLIFATMIYYAERIGADPDDILGSNHTYFKNIPIGFWWAVVTMTTLGYGDMYPKTWSGMLVGALCALAGVLTIAMPVPVIVNNFGMYYSLAMAKQKLPKKKNKHIPRPPQPGSPNYCKPDPPPPPPPHPHHGGISPPPPLTPPSMGVTVAGAYPPGPHAHPGLLRGGAGGLGIMGLPPLPAPGEPCPLAQEEVIEINRADSRPNGDPAAAALAHEDCPAIDQPAMSPEDKSPITPGSRGRYSRDRACFLLTDYAPSPDGSIRKGYEKSRSLGSIAGLSGVSLRLAPLATPPGSPRAARRAPPTLPSIL; via the exons ATGCTGAGCTCAGTCTGCGTCTCGTCCTTCCGCGGGCGCCAGGGGGCCAGCAAACAGCAGCCGGCGCCGCCGCCGCAGCCGCCCGAGTCCTCGCCGCCgctgcccccgccgccgccgctgcagcagcagccgcagccgccgccgccTGCGCAGCCCGGCCCCGCCGCGTCCCCGGCGGGCCCCCCAGCACCCCGCGGGCCCGGGGGCCGGCGCGCCGAGCCATGCCCCGGGCTGCCGGCGGCGGCCATGGGGCGGcacggcggcggcggtggcgacAGCGGCAAGATCGTGATCAACGTGGGCGGCGTGCGCCATGAGACGTACCGCTCGACGCTGCGCACCCTGCCGGGGACGCGGCTGGCCGGCCTGACGGAGCCCGAGGCGGCGGCGCGCTTCGACTACGACCCGGGCGCCGACGAGTTCTTCTTCGACCGCCACCCGGGCGTCTTCGCCTACGTGCTCAACTACTACCGCACCGGCAAGCTGCACTGCCCGGCAGACGTGTGCGGGCCGCTCTTCGAGGAGGAGCTGGGCTTCTGGGGCATCGACGAGACCGACGTGGAGGCCTGCTGCTGGATGACCTACCGCCAGCACCGGGACGCCGAGGAGGCGCTCGACTCCTTCGAGGCTCCCGACTCCTCCGGCGCCGCCAACGCCGGGGGCGCCCACGACGGGGGCCTGGACGACGAGGcgggcgcgggcggcggcggcctGGACGGTGCGGGCGGCGAGCTCAAGCGCCTCTGCTTCCAGGACGCGGGCGGCGGCGCCGGGGGGCCGCCAGGGGGCGCAGGCGGCGCGGGCGGCTCGTGGTGGCGCCGCTGGCAGCCCCGCGTGTGGGCGCTCTTCGAGGACCCCTACTCGTCGCGGGCGGCCAGG TATGTGGCCTTCGCctccctcttcttcatcctcATCTCCATCACCACCTTCTGCCTGGAGACGCACGAGGGCTTCATCCACATCAGCAACAAGACGGTGACGCAGGCCTCGCCCATCCCGGGTGCTCCGCCGGAGAACGTCACCAACGTGGAGGTGGAGACGGAGCCCTTCCTGACCTACGTGGAGGGCGTGTGCGTGGTGTGGTTCACCTTCGAGTTCCTCATGCGCATCACCTTCTGCCCCGACAAGGTGGAGTTCCTCAAGAACAGCCTGAACATCATCGACTGCGTGGCCATCCTGCCCTTCTACCTGGAGGTGGGGCTGAGCGGACTGTCGTCCAAGGCAGCCAAGGACGTGCTGGGCTTCCTGCGCGTGGTGCGTTTTGTGCGCATCCTGCGCATCTTCAAGCTGACGCGGCACTTCGTGGGGCTGCGGGTGCTGGGCCACACCCTGCGCGCCAGCACCAACGAATTCCTGCTGCTCATCATCTTCCTGGCGCTGGGTGTGCTCATCTTCGCCACCATGATCTACTACGCCGAGCGCATCGGCGCCGACCCCGACGACATCCTGGGCTCCAACCACACCTACTTCAAGAACATCCCCATCGGCTTCTGGTGGGCCGTGGTCACCATGACCACCCTGGGCTACGGCGACATGTACCCCAAGACGTGGTCGGGCATGCTGGTGGGGGCGCTGTGCGCGCTGGCCGGCGTGCTCACCATCGCCATGCCGGTGCCCGTCATCGTCAACAACTTCGGCATGTACTACTCGCTGGCCATGGCCAAGCAGAAGCTGCCcaagaagaagaacaaacacATCCCCCGGCCCCCCCAGCCCGGCTCACCCAACTACTGCAAGCCCgacccgccgcccccgccgcccccccacCCGCACCACGGCGGCATCAGcccgcccccacccctcaccccaccctccatgggggtgACTGTGGCCGGGGCCTACCCGCCGGGGCCCCATGCGCACCCCGGGCTGCTTAGGGGGGGTGCGGGGGGACTGGGGATCATGGGGCTGCCTCCTCTGCCGGCCCCCGGGGAGCCCTGCCCGCTGGCGCAGGAGGAAGTGATTGAGATCAACCGGGCAG ATTCCCGTCCCAATGGGGACCCAGCGGCAGCTGCGCTGGCCCACGAGGACTGTCCGGCCATCGACCAGCCGGCCATGTCCCCGGAAGACAAGAGCCCCATCACCCCTGGGAGCCGTGGCCGCTACAGCAGGGACCGCGCCTGCTTCCTCCTCACCGACTacgccccctcccctgatggctccATCCGGAAAG gTTACGAGAAATCTCGCAGCCTCGGCAGCATCGCAGGCCTGAGTGGGGTGTCCTTGCGGCTCGCGCCCCTTGCCacgccccccggctcccccagggccgcccgccgcgccccccccaccctgccctccaTCCTCTag
- the KCNC3 gene encoding potassium voltage-gated channel subfamily C member 3 isoform X3 translates to MLSSVCVSSFRGRQGASKQQPAPPPQPPESSPPLPPPPPLQQQPQPPPPAQPGPAASPAGPPAPRGPGGRRAEPCPGLPAAAMGRHGGGGGDSGKIVINVGGVRHETYRSTLRTLPGTRLAGLTEPEAAARFDYDPGADEFFFDRHPGVFAYVLNYYRTGKLHCPADVCGPLFEEELGFWGIDETDVEACCWMTYRQHRDAEEALDSFEAPDSSGAANAGGAHDGGLDDEAGAGGGGLDGAGGELKRLCFQDAGGGAGGPPGGAGGAGGSWWRRWQPRVWALFEDPYSSRAARYVAFASLFFILISITTFCLETHEGFIHISNKTVTQASPIPGAPPENVTNVEVETEPFLTYVEGVCVVWFTFEFLMRITFCPDKVEFLKNSLNIIDCVAILPFYLEVGLSGLSSKAAKDVLGFLRVVRFVRILRIFKLTRHFVGLRVLGHTLRASTNEFLLLIIFLALGVLIFATMIYYAERIGADPDDILGSNHTYFKNIPIGFWWAVVTMTTLGYGDMYPKTWSGMLVGALCALAGVLTIAMPVPVIVNNFGMYYSLAMAKQKLPKKKNKHIPRPPQPGSPNYCKPDPPPPPPPHPHHGGISPPPPLTPPSMGVTVAGAYPPGPHAHPGLLRGGAGGLGIMGLPPLPAPGEPCPLAQEEVIEINRADSRPNGDPAAAALAHEDCPAIDQPAMSPEDKSPITPGSRGRYSRDRACFLLTDYAPSPDGSIRKDWRKPGPPSFLPDLNANAAAWIAP, encoded by the exons ATGCTGAGCTCAGTCTGCGTCTCGTCCTTCCGCGGGCGCCAGGGGGCCAGCAAACAGCAGCCGGCGCCGCCGCCGCAGCCGCCCGAGTCCTCGCCGCCgctgcccccgccgccgccgctgcagcagcagccgcagccgccgccgccTGCGCAGCCCGGCCCCGCCGCGTCCCCGGCGGGCCCCCCAGCACCCCGCGGGCCCGGGGGCCGGCGCGCCGAGCCATGCCCCGGGCTGCCGGCGGCGGCCATGGGGCGGcacggcggcggcggtggcgacAGCGGCAAGATCGTGATCAACGTGGGCGGCGTGCGCCATGAGACGTACCGCTCGACGCTGCGCACCCTGCCGGGGACGCGGCTGGCCGGCCTGACGGAGCCCGAGGCGGCGGCGCGCTTCGACTACGACCCGGGCGCCGACGAGTTCTTCTTCGACCGCCACCCGGGCGTCTTCGCCTACGTGCTCAACTACTACCGCACCGGCAAGCTGCACTGCCCGGCAGACGTGTGCGGGCCGCTCTTCGAGGAGGAGCTGGGCTTCTGGGGCATCGACGAGACCGACGTGGAGGCCTGCTGCTGGATGACCTACCGCCAGCACCGGGACGCCGAGGAGGCGCTCGACTCCTTCGAGGCTCCCGACTCCTCCGGCGCCGCCAACGCCGGGGGCGCCCACGACGGGGGCCTGGACGACGAGGcgggcgcgggcggcggcggcctGGACGGTGCGGGCGGCGAGCTCAAGCGCCTCTGCTTCCAGGACGCGGGCGGCGGCGCCGGGGGGCCGCCAGGGGGCGCAGGCGGCGCGGGCGGCTCGTGGTGGCGCCGCTGGCAGCCCCGCGTGTGGGCGCTCTTCGAGGACCCCTACTCGTCGCGGGCGGCCAGG TATGTGGCCTTCGCctccctcttcttcatcctcATCTCCATCACCACCTTCTGCCTGGAGACGCACGAGGGCTTCATCCACATCAGCAACAAGACGGTGACGCAGGCCTCGCCCATCCCGGGTGCTCCGCCGGAGAACGTCACCAACGTGGAGGTGGAGACGGAGCCCTTCCTGACCTACGTGGAGGGCGTGTGCGTGGTGTGGTTCACCTTCGAGTTCCTCATGCGCATCACCTTCTGCCCCGACAAGGTGGAGTTCCTCAAGAACAGCCTGAACATCATCGACTGCGTGGCCATCCTGCCCTTCTACCTGGAGGTGGGGCTGAGCGGACTGTCGTCCAAGGCAGCCAAGGACGTGCTGGGCTTCCTGCGCGTGGTGCGTTTTGTGCGCATCCTGCGCATCTTCAAGCTGACGCGGCACTTCGTGGGGCTGCGGGTGCTGGGCCACACCCTGCGCGCCAGCACCAACGAATTCCTGCTGCTCATCATCTTCCTGGCGCTGGGTGTGCTCATCTTCGCCACCATGATCTACTACGCCGAGCGCATCGGCGCCGACCCCGACGACATCCTGGGCTCCAACCACACCTACTTCAAGAACATCCCCATCGGCTTCTGGTGGGCCGTGGTCACCATGACCACCCTGGGCTACGGCGACATGTACCCCAAGACGTGGTCGGGCATGCTGGTGGGGGCGCTGTGCGCGCTGGCCGGCGTGCTCACCATCGCCATGCCGGTGCCCGTCATCGTCAACAACTTCGGCATGTACTACTCGCTGGCCATGGCCAAGCAGAAGCTGCCcaagaagaagaacaaacacATCCCCCGGCCCCCCCAGCCCGGCTCACCCAACTACTGCAAGCCCgacccgccgcccccgccgcccccccacCCGCACCACGGCGGCATCAGcccgcccccacccctcaccccaccctccatgggggtgACTGTGGCCGGGGCCTACCCGCCGGGGCCCCATGCGCACCCCGGGCTGCTTAGGGGGGGTGCGGGGGGACTGGGGATCATGGGGCTGCCTCCTCTGCCGGCCCCCGGGGAGCCCTGCCCGCTGGCGCAGGAGGAAGTGATTGAGATCAACCGGGCAG ATTCCCGTCCCAATGGGGACCCAGCGGCAGCTGCGCTGGCCCACGAGGACTGTCCGGCCATCGACCAGCCGGCCATGTCCCCGGAAGACAAGAGCCCCATCACCCCTGGGAGCCGTGGCCGCTACAGCAGGGACCGCGCCTGCTTCCTCCTCACCGACTacgccccctcccctgatggctccATCCGGAAAG ACTGGCGTAAGCCAGGCCCCCCCAGCTTCTTGCCCGACCTCAACGCCAACGCCGCCGCCTGGATAGCCCCCTAG